The proteins below are encoded in one region of Apostichopus japonicus isolate 1M-3 chromosome 22, ASM3797524v1, whole genome shotgun sequence:
- the LOC139964009 gene encoding uncharacterized protein has protein sequence MASKGSSGSGNGPFTRSKANEGVPDSNLEDAFTSLGVGEDQGPTQPNNFMQDLLEGPHEIAGANAAPSDLIQLELLKLIQDQRRELNARISALEGGKPIRDTPFKLDIPRLSDRDDVDVYLRAFEHLMIAHDIHEDSWACHIAPRLTGKAREAYTSLPVESLNSYSELKRAILARYQLNAETYRQKFRNSTKENNESYEEWGVRLKSFLERWLDTAGVKSGESPDFQELILIEQALKQIPKELGIWLREKQPKGLTELTKLADEYVSVRGIKYSGPSQSRYRFNQNASKSNQQPVVKQSAPDIKINSSVKGNANRACFICGNTAHLAYQCPQRVNKDNSSQWSGYNKKQALLCNKAVNRYECEGLINGREVVMLRDTGCDHTLVNCRLVDPKYYVKGKSITLLDVENEPIDFPIARVFLKCQYLTKWVNVGVSRNLQKDVLLGNELFDEPLGVFVVTRSKQKELESEVKADIEEVTLTGVKSKPIDEPHDMEKGEISNEIQDVVDGNDPSGPKLINDPENVKLLQRNEQNFKSLYDRVVPYPDIDKHRVCFYLKDGLLMRKWQSKKSTGSQEYHQLVVPHKHRDSILRLAHDIPMGGHLGSKKTRDRILNNFYWPGIFGDVGKYCQSCANCQKTAGRRDVTKAPLNPLPIIQVPFKRIGMDLAGPLPRTKKGNRYVLVVVDYATRYPEAIPIPNQEAETIAEELVKLFSRVGIPEEIVSDQGTNFTSKLMKEVCNLLEIDHLKSSPYHPQTNGLVERFNGTLKSMLRAFVTQQPESWDRYIPYLLFAYREVPQSSTGFSPFELLYGRKVKGPLDVLKEEICNPEGQCRNENILEYVLDMRNRMRELTAMVQENLAAAQNQQKEWYDRTARSRCYGVGQQVLVFLPTASGKLQAEWQGPYPITNKISDTDYEIDTGTKRKQFRIFHVNMLRPWVERHCLYAQVLESDSNSDGNSEIGYQPIRTQDWQSVNISERLTEEKRNNVAKLLQRFDDILSDVPGRTQSTEHDVYVTNEVPITQKAYRLPQAKRAEIKSQLEQMLEAGIIKPSSSPWASPIVSVPKKDGSIRICTDYRKLNQVTKFDAYPIPRVDDIIDDVSGSPFISTLDLTKGYYQVPLSQAAREKSAFITPFGLFEYLVMPFGMRNAPATFQRLVDNVLQGCEEFAKAYIDDIVIFSKTWEEHLCHLETVFNRLEKSGLAVKPGKCRIGEPTVPYLGYVIGSGEVRPEECKVEAIINWPTPLTKTDVRSFLGLTGYYRKLIPDFAQIASPLTDLTKKSKPTVIEWTEGCEQAFLSLKKLITCKPVLKSSDFEKDFILQCDASERGIGSVLSQIGEDGSEHPIIYISRKLSRSEEVYSTIEKECLAIVWAVQKLYVYLFGRKFLIQTDHKPLVWFDQMKLHNKRLTRWSIVLQEYNFTIQHKKGTDNSNADALSRMF, from the coding sequence atGGCCAGTAAAGGTAGTTCTGGTAGCGGCAATGGTCCGTTTACGAGATCGAAAGCTAATGAGGGGGTACCCGATTCGAATCTTGAGGATGCTTTCACGTCCTTAGGGGTTGGTGAGGATCAGGGCCCCACCCAACCAAACAATTTCATGCAGGATCTGCTCGAAGGCCCTCATGAAATTGCCGGTGCTAATGCAGCTCCGAGTGATTTAATTCAATTAGAGTTATTGAAATTAATTCAGGATCAGCGCAGAGAGCTGAATGCGCGTATATCAGCTTTAGAGGGCGGGAAACCGATAAGAGACACCCCCTTTAAATTAGATATACCCCGTCTTAGTGACCGGGATGATGTGGATGTTTATTTGAGGGCATTTGAACACCTCATGATTGCTCATGACATACACGAGGATTCGTGGGCCTGTCACATTGCGCCTCGTTTAACTGGGAAGGCTAGAGAGGCATATACCTCTTTACCTGTAGAAAGCTTAAATAGTTATAGTGAACTAAAGCGTGCCATATTGGCAAGATATCAGCTTAACGCTGAAACCTATAGGCAGAAATTTCGGAATTCTACAAAGGAGAATAACGAATCATATGAAGAGTGGGGTGTCAGGCTGAAAAGCTTTCTGGAGAGATGGCTTGATACAGCAGGCGTTAAGTCCGGGGAATCCCCTGATTTCCAGGAATTAATCCTGATAGAGCAAGCTTTGAAACAAATTCCTAAAGAGTTGGGTATTTGGTTAAGAGAGAAACAGCCAAAGGGATTGACAGAACTAACAAAACTTGCAGATGAATATGTATCTGTGAGAGGAATTAAGTATAGTGGTCCATCTCAGAGTAGATATAGATTTAACCAAAATGCTTCAAAATCAAACCAACAGCCTGTTGTGAAACAGAGTGCACCTGATATTAAGATTAATTCAAGTGTTAAGGGGAACGCTAACCGAGCCTGTTTCATATGTGGTAATACAGCTCACCTTGCGTATCAATGCCCTCAAAGAGTCAACAAGGACAATAGCAGTCAATGGAGCGGTTATAACAAGAAACAAGCATTGTTGTGTAATAAGGCAGTTAATCGCTATGAGTGTGAGGGATTGATAAATGGTAGAGAAGTGGTTATGTTGCGAGACACAGGATGTGACCATACACTTGTGAATTGTAGACTCGTGGACCCAAAGTATTATGTTAAGGGTAAGTCTATTACTCTTCTTGATGTAGAAAATGAACCGATTGATTTTCCTATTGCGAGAGTTTTTCTTAAGTGTCAGTATTTGACCAAATGGGTCAATGTTGGTGTTTCAAGGAACCTACAGAAAGATGTCCTGTTAGGAAATGAGTTGTTTGACGAACCACTAGGTGTATTTGTAGTTACTCGCAGTAAACAAAAAGAGTTAGAATCTGAGGTTAAGGCAGATATAGAGGAGGTTACCTTGACAGGGGTTAAGAGTAAACCGATTGATGAACCTCATGATATGGAAAAGGGAGAAATAAGTAATGAGATTCAGGATGTAGTTGATGGAAATGACCCTTCTGGTcccaaattaattaatgatcctgaaaatgtaaaacttctTCAAAGAAATGAACAGAATTTCAAAAGCTTGTATGACAGGGTTGTACCATATCCTGACATTGACAAGCACCGTGTATGCTTTTATTTGAAAGATGGCTTATTAATGAGGAAGTGGCAGTCAAAGAAATCCACTGGTAGCCAAGAATACCATCAGTTGGTAGTTCCTCATAAGCATAGGGATTCTATTTTGAGACTTGCTCATGATATTCCCATGGGAGGACATTTAGGTAGCAAGAAAACAAGAGATCGAatcctcaataatttttattggCCAGGAATTTTTGGTGATGTTGGTAAATATTGCCAAAGTTGTGCTAACTGCCAAAAAACAGCAGGGCGTAGGGATGTGACAAAGGCCCCATTAAACCCCTTACCCATTATACAAGTACCATTTAAAAGAATTGGCATGGATCTGGCAGGGCCCTTACCCCGAACTAAGAAGGGTAATCGTTATGTTTTAGTCGTAGTGGACTATGCTACCCGTTACCCAGAAGCAATTCCCATTCCAAATCAGGAAGCGGAAACAATTGCCGAGGAACTAGTGAAATTATTCTCCCGTGTTGGTATTCCTGAGGAGATAGTTTCGGATCAGGGAACGAACTTCACTtcaaagttaatgaaagaagttTGTAACTTGTTAGAAATAGACCATTTGAAGTCCAGTCCGTACCATCCTCAAACCAATGGTCTCGTTGAGAGGTTTAATGGTACATTAAAATCAATGTTACGGGCATTTGTTACTCAACAACCGGAAAGTTGGGATCGTTATATCCCCTATCTTTTATTTGCTTATAGGGAAGTGCCCCAAAGCAGCACAGGATTTAGTCCGTTTGAGTTACTTTATGGTAGAAAAGTAAAGGGACCTCTGGATGTATTGAAAGAAGAGATATGTAATCCAGAAGGTCAGTGTCGTAACGAGAATATCTTAGAGTATGTGCTAGATATGCGAAATCGTATGAGAGAGCTCACAGCAATGGTTCAAGAAAATCTTGCTGCTGCTCAAAACCAACAGAAAGAGTGGTATGATAGAACTGCTAGGAGTAGATGTTATGGGGTTGGGCAACAAGTTCTAGTGTTTCTGCCCACAGCATCTGGGAAACTACAAGCAGAATGGCAAGGACCCTACCCTATCACTAATAAAATAAGTGATACAGATTATGAAATAGACACAGGTACAAAGAGAAAGCAGTTCAGAATATTTCATGTGAATATGCTTCGTCCGTGGGTAGAACGGCATTGTTTATATGCTCAGGTATTAGAAAGTGACTCTAATAGTGATGGTAATTCAGAGATAGGGTATCAACCAATCAGAACCCAAGATTGGCAAAGTGTAAATATTTCAGAGAGGTTAACAGAGGAGAAACGAAATAATGTCGCAAAACTTCTACAAAGGTTTGATGACATACTGTCTGATGTACCAGGTAGAACTCAAAGTACTGAGCATGATGTTTATGTAACTAATGAAGTGCCTATTACACAAAAGGCATACCGCTTGCCCCAAGCTAAAAGAGCCGAAATTAAGTCACAACTTGAGCAAATGTTAGAGGCGGGAATAATCAAACCATCGTCTAGTCCTTGGGCGTCGCCCATTGTTTCAGTTCCAAAGAAGGATGGTTCAATTAGGATATGTACAGACTACCGAAAACTTAATCAAGTGACCAAGTTTGACGCATATCCCATACCACGTGTCGATGACATCATCGATGACGTAAGTGGATCACCGTTTATTTCTACTCTTGATTTGACGAAGGGTTACTATCAAGTACCCTTATCTCAAGCAGCCAGGGAAAAGTCAGCGTTTATTACTCCCTTTGGTCTTTTTGAATACCTAGTCATGCCTTTTGGAATGCGTAACGCACCTGCAACTTTCCAACGTCTTGTGGATAATGTTTTGCAAGGATGTGAGGAATTTGCTAAGGCCTATATTGATGACATAGTTATATTCAGTAAGACATGGGAAGAGCACTTGTGTCATTTGGAGACAGTGTTTAATAGATTGGAGAAATCAGGATTGGCAGTAAAGCCTGGTAAGTGTAGGATAGGTGAACCTACAGTTCCTTATCTAGGTTATGTAATTGGTAGTGGAGAAGTAAGACCAGAGGAGTGTAAGGTCGAAGCTATTATTAACTGGCCTACCCCTCTAACTAAGACAGATGTAAGATCGTTTCTTGGATTAACCGGGTATTATCGGAAACTTATACCGGATTTTGCTCAAATTGCCAGTCCCCTTACAGACCTTACAAAGAAAAGTAAGCCTACTGTTATTGAATGGACAGAGGGATGTGAGCAGGCATTTTTGTCATTAAAGAAACTGATCACTTGCAAACCTGTACTGAAAAGTTCAGATTTCGAGAAGGATTTTATTCTTCAATGTGATGCTTCCGAAAGAGGTATTGGGAGTGTACTTAGCCAAATAGGGGAAGATGGATCGGAGCATCCTATTATTTACATAAGCAGGAAGTTATCTCGTTCGGAAGAAGTGTATTCCACTATAGAAAAAGAGTGCCTAGCAATTGTATGGGCGGTGCAGAAAttgtatgtttatttgtttggcAGAAAATTTTTGATCCAGACTGATCATAAACCGTTAGTTTGGTTTGACCAAATGAAGTTGCATAACAAAAGACTTACTCGATGGTCAATAGTTTTGCAAGAATATAACTTTACCATACAACATAAGAAGGGCACAGATAACTCTAATGCTGATGCTTTGTCTAGGATGTTTTAA